The Stigmatella ashevillena genomic sequence GGGTGCCGTAATAGACGGCGTTGTCCACCAGGGCGGCGAGCAGGTTGTGGGCGGAGGTGACGGCGTGGATGTCACCGGTGAAGTGGAGGTTGATGTCCGTGGCGGGCTCGAGGCTGGCCTGACCGCCGCCCGTGCCACCGCCCTTCACGCCGAAGACGGGGCCGAGCGAAGGCTCCCGCAGGGCGGCCACGGCGCGCCGTCCGCGCTGGCGCAGCCCCATGGCGAGCGCCACGGACATGGTGGTCTTCCCCTCGCCGGCGGGGGTGGGGTTGATGGCGGAGACGAGCACGAGGCGCCCCTGGCGTTGGGAGCGGCCGAGCGCATCGAGGGACACCTTGGCGCGGTCGCGGCCCCAGGGCAGGACATCCTCGGGGGACAGGCGGATGTCGGCGGCGACATCGGAGAGGGGGCGGAGCGTCATGGGCGGGAATCATGGCGCGGATGCACCTATGCTTCATGGAGAAAACCACCACGGGAAACCCCGCATGCGAATCCATCTGTGGCTGTGGCTCTCGTTGGGGTTGGGATGCGCCTCGGCGCGGGCCCTGCATCCGGGCCAGGTGCTGGGAGCGGATGGAGCCGCCATTCCAGGGGCGCGCATCACCGTGGTGCCTCGGGCACCGTCCTGGGACGTGCGGACGGATGCGCCCGTGGCAATCACCGCGTCGGGACCGGAGGGACGCTTCGAGGTGGCGTCGCTTCCGCCGGGGGAATACGGCCTCTCCGCCGTCACTCCTGGTGGCGTGCTCATCGTGGGCGAATCGTTGCAGGTAAAAGAGGGCCAGCCCGTAAAGCCCCTCGCGATTCGGGAGGGGCGTGACACCCTCGGCCTGCTGGAGGGCACCGTGGTGGACGAGGCGGGTGTCCCCGTCCCGGGCGCGAAGCTGCGCATCATCCGCCAGGGAATGCCCTTCGATGACGTCGCCCTGATGGAGGCCTCACCGGAAGGCCGCTTCCAGGTGCGCAGCGGGGGAGGCGCCCACAGCGTGGTGGCCTCCGCGCCCGGGTTCTCGCCGGTGATGCAGCGGGTGGCGAGGACGGGCGAGCCCGTCACGGTGCGGCTGGAGCGGGCCGCGGACGAGACGATGTACCGGGCGGCCGTGACCTGGATGAAAGAGACGGGCGTGCCGCTGAAGTCGGTGGAGGCGGGCCAGGGGCTGGAGGACCTGGCGCCATTGAAGCAGGTGCTGAAGGACACGCGCGTGGTGGCGCTGGGCGAGGCCACGCATGGCACACGGGAGTTCTTCCAGCTCAAGCACTGCCTGCTGGAGTTCCTGGTGACGGAGCTGGGCTTCACGGTCTTTGCCCTCGAGGAGAACTTCGCGGAGGGGCTCTCATTCAATGAGTACCTCCTTGAGGGCCGGGGAGATCCCAAGCAGCTGTTGCGCGGCTCTGCCTGGGACACGGAGGAGCTCCTGTCACTTCTCCAATGGATGCGCCGCTACAACGAGGAGCCCGCCCACCCGAAGAAGCTGAAGTTCTACGGCGTGGACATGCAATTCTCCCCCGAGGCCGTGGCGCGCGTGAACGCCTATCTGGCCAAGGTGGACGCGGCGCATGGGGGCCACGTCCAGGAACTGCTCGCGTGGCTGGCCCTGCCCAAGTCGGGCTTCAGCAGGCTGCCTGTGGAGCGCCAGAAAGAAGTGGCGGCGCGGCTCGACCTCCTGGCTGAGCGGTTCGAAGCCGAGCGGGCACGGTACGTCCGCCAGTCCAGCGAGGCGGAGTGGGCGGTGGCGCGGCGGAACGTGCGCGTGCTGCGGCAGTTCGTGGGCAAGGTGCTCCAGGAAGAGGAGGAACTGAGGGACCGGGCCATGGCGGAGAACCTGCTCTGGATCCTGGAGCACGAGGGGCCGGACACGCGGGCGGTGCTGTGGGCGCACAACGGGCATGTGCAGCGTGGCCCGGGCGAGTGGCGGGACCGCCCGATGGGGCGGCACCTGGCGGATGCGCTCGGCAAGTCCCTGTATGTGTTTGGGATGGCCTTTCACAAGGGCGAATTCCTGGCGTTCAACATGGACGCGCAGCCCCCTCCAGGCCGCAAGGGCAGGGTGGCGTTCTCGGTGCCGCCGGAGCCCGAGGACACCCTGGATGCCGCGCTCGCCGCCACGGGCTGGCCCTTGCTGGCGCTGGATCTTCGCGCCCTGCCGCGCCGTGGGCCCGCATACGAGTGGTGGCGGCGCTCGCGGCGTGCCCACGACATCGGCTTCATCTATTCGGACGGTGGCTATCCGTCGCTCGGCCAGATCCACGCGCTGGCGCTCTACGACGGCTTGCTGTTCGTGGAGCGCACCACCGCAGCCCGGCTCAACCCCCGGTAGTCAGCAGGGGCAGCAGCTTGTTCCGGGCGAACGTCTCGAACGTCGTCGGCGTGAAAGCCTCGGGCGTTCGGGCCGTCGCGTAGATGCCGTTCGGATCGCCGAGCGCCCGGAACAGATCCCCCAGTTGCTTTCGCACGGTGGGGTTCACGCCCTGGGCAGTGAGTTGGTGTTGCACGGCCTCGAGAGAGACCTGCACGTACCGGACGGGCCTGCCGGACACCCGAGAGAGGAGGGCGGCCACCTCCGTCAGGGTCAGGTTCTCGGGGCCGAGCAGGTTGCGGGTCCACTGGCCTGCCCAGCCGCCATCGAGCAGATACTTCGCGGCCACATCGCCAATGTCATCCGTGCTGATCCACGGCATGTCATGGTCTGCCGCGTAGGGGAAGGAGAGGACGCCCTCCCGGCGAATGGACTCCGCCTGTCCCAGACAATTTTCCATGAAGTAACCGGGGCGGAGGATCAGCACGTTGCCTGTGGCGCGCTGGAAGATCTCCTCGACCTCCGCGGCGAAGGAAATGGTCCCCTGGTCGGGTCCCGAGCCAGCGCCCACACTGGAGATACAGACCACCCGCGGGATGTGATTCTCCCGGAGGGCCTGGGCGGCGGCCGTGGCCGTCTGGCGATACCAGTCGCGCAAGTCTGTCGCGCCGGGGTTGGGAGGAGCGAGCCAGAACAGGGCATCCGCACCCCGCGAGGCCTTGAGGATCCCCTGGGCATCGTCGCTGCTGACCGGCTGGACGGATGCGCCCCGGGCGGTCAGGGCCGAGAGCTTCGAGGGCTGGCGGGAGAGGAGCACGGCCTCGGCGCCGGCCGCGACGACCTGCTCGGCGGCGCGGTGCCCGATGTTGCCGGAGGCGGCGGTGATCACGATCTTCATGTCTGTGGCGTTCGAGAGGCTCACACCGCGTTGACGGGGTGCTGGAGGCTCTGAGCGCCACCGAAGGCCTGGAGGACTGGCACGGGGTTCCAGTATTCGCGGTAGTAGAGGATGCGCTCCCCGTCCGTCTCGAGACGCATCACATAGTCCTGTACGTACCGCAGCCCGGTGCTGGCAAGGGTGGCTTCGCCGTGGACCTCGGCGAACAGCACATGAGGCGCCTGGGCTGGGAAGACCCGGACGTTCGAGAAGGTGAGCCCCTGCAACTGGGAGAGCACGCCCTTCACATAGGCGGCGATGGCGGTCTTGCCTTCCAGCCGCGCGGGAGTCCCCACGGAGGTGGCATAGGGAAACTCGATGACGGCGTTCTCGGCGAAGAGCTCCGCCCAGGCGGAGATGTCTTTGCCAATCAGCTCGAGGTGAGCGGCGAAAAGCTCAGCGGCCTGTCTGCCGTGCGAGGGACCGTGTGGTGTCTGCATGGGGCACTCCCTGTGGGTGTCTGCGGCTCAGAGTAGTAGCCCCACTTTCCAACGGGAAGTAGGCACCTTTGAGTAGAGTAGGTACCTGGAGGTAAGTGATGGTGGGAAAGAGAGTGGAGGCAGGTGCGCGGCAGCAACTCGTGACCGGGTTGCTAGAACGCATGCTCGTGAAGGATGTCTTCGACGAGACCTGCATCGTGAACCAGGCGCTCGTCCTGCTGGCGGACAAGTGGGCCCTGCTGGTGCTCATCGTGTTGATGCAGGGAACGAAGCGCTACAGCGAGCTCCAGCGCCAGATTCGGGGAGTGTCACCGAAGATGCTGACCCAGACGCTCCGCTCGCTCGAACAGAACGAGCTGGTCACGAGGCAGATCTTCCCCGAGGTGCCGCCGAGGGTGGAGTACACCCTGACGGACTTTGGAAAGAGCCTGAGCCATCCGCTGGCGGCTCTCTGTGACTGGGCGTTCGAGCAGGAGCCCCGGCTCCGGACCGTCTACCGCAAGGCCCATCCGGAGCCCTGAGCCTACTTCCCGAAGACGCCGCGCAGACGCTTCTTGGCCTCTTCCTCGGCCTTCTTCTTGGCCTTCTCCTGCTCGGCGCGGGCCGCGGCTTCTAGCTTGGCCTTCTCCTCGGCGGCCTTCTGCTCCAGGGCCTGCTTCTGGCGCTCCGCCTCATCGCGCGCGGCCTGTCCTCCGCCCTGAAGGAGGTCCTGCACGGGCTTGGCCTTGTCTCCGAGGAGCTGTCCCGCGAGGCCGCCGGCCACCTGCTTGACGATGGCAGTGACGGCGGGCTTCACGTCCAGGCCCGTCACCTTGGGGCTCCACGCGGGGCCGGTGAGGTTCAGCGTCACGGGGATGGCCTCGGTGGGCTTTGCCTTGCCGAGGGTGAGCGTCTGGATGGTCTGCGGCGCGAGGTTCACCGTGCCGCTCAGGTCGAGCTCGCCATCCAGCCGGATGCCGCCGGTGAAGTTCATCGCGCCCTCGGGGCGTGACCAGGTGATGGGCTTGTCGAGCTGCGCCACGCCGTTCTTGATCTCCACCCCGAACGGGAGGTTCTCGCCCAGCGACGTCACGTCGCCACTGCGCAGGGCCTTGGCCGCGAAGGGCAGGGCCTTGGCCAGCGGCTCGGTGACCGACGAGACGATGTCCAGGCCGAGGAGCGAGCCATTGGCCACGTTGCCATGGATGGCCCCCAGGAGGGTTTGCTTGAGCTGCCCCGGGGTGTAGCCCACGCCCTTCACGTCCACGTTCCCGTTGAACGTGCCCGTCATCACCTTCTTGGGGGTGAAGGCGGTCAGCGCCGAGCCCATCTCCACGTTCTGCACCTTGACCTTGGCCTCGAAGGGCCGCTGCTCGGGCAAGGGCCCCAGGCGGATCTGAGTGCCATCGGCCACCACGGAGCCACCGTAGAGGCCCGAGGACAGCTGCTCCACCTTGATGAGGTCATCTACCAGGGTGATGTGGGCCACGACGTTGGACAGGTCCATCTGGCTGTAGCGCACGGCGCCCACCTGGAGCTTGATGTCCCCGCGGAACCCATTGAAGCGCGAGGCGTCGGCCGAGGGCGGCTCCTCCTTGCCGCCGGTGCGCGCCACCACCTGCTCCTCGGTCATCATCAGCGCGTCCGCGTCGAGCTTGGGGCTCTTCATGTCCACGGCGAACGTGGTGGTCGCCTTCTTGCCCTGGCCCGCGAGCGCCGCGGTGGCGCTGCCCGTCACCGTATCCTCCAGCACGTTCAGCGTGAGCTGGCGGACGTCCACCTTCATGCCGTCCTTCGTGGGCTGGTAGGTGCCCGCGACGGCCGCATCGAGCCGCTGGCCGGGGACCTTGTTGAGCAGCAGGCCGGGGCGCATGTCCACGCCCGCGAGGTTGGCCTTGGCCTCGAAGCGCAGGGCCCCGCCGCTGGCGGCCGCGCCCGTGACGCGCGCGGTGAGCCGCATGGCGCCGCCCGCCTCCTTGCTGAGCTGCTCGGGGACGCGCAGCCGCACGGGGGTGAGGTCCACCTCGGCGTCGAGCGCCTGGGCCTCCTGCGTGCCGCTGCCCTTCACGGACAGCCCCACGGGGCCCGCAATCATCCCGCCCAGCATCTTCTTCAGAGGCGGGTAATAGTCGGAGAGCACCGCCGGGTCGAGGTCGTGGCTCGTCAGCTCGAAGCCCTCCACAGTGGGCGCATCTCCGAGCATCCCCTTCACGCGGCCCTGGCCCTTGATGCCCGCGGGACCGAAGTCGAGCTGGAAGCGGTCCAGCGCGAGGTCGCCGGCGACGAGGTCCGCCTTCACGTCGGTGTCGAGCACCACGTCGAGCGCCTTTCCGCCCTCGGAGCCCGCGAACTGGAGGCCGAGAGCGCGGATGGCGCCTTCGAGCCGGGTGGGGCCCTTGCCGCCGGGGACGGCGCTGCCCAACTCGGCCTTCCAGTCAGCGGTCAGCGTTCCGGCCTGGAAGCCCACGCTGGGAGGGAGGAAGGGGCCCAGGGGCGCCAGGTTGATGGCCTCGGCCTTGAGGGTGAGGCGCTCCGGGGTGGGGACGAGGGTGGGAGGCAGCGGCGAGGCGGCCAGGGTGACGAAGAGGTTCTGCTTCTGGGCGAGCACGGCGGCGGCGAGCTTCACCTCCAAGGGCTCGCCCACGCGCAGGTCCTTCACCTCGATGTCCAGGTCCGAGACGGCGAGCTCCTGGGCCTTGGCGCCCGAGCGGTCCACGAAGCGGATGGTGCCATCGGTGAGGGCGGCCCGGTCCACGCGCACGCCGGAGAGGTCCGTGGGCGTGGTGTCCTCGGGGGGCGCTTCTTCCTCGGGCTTCTGCTGGCTGGCGAGGCGCTCCTGGAGGCGCTGCACGTTGGTGGTGCCATCCGGCAGGCGGATGACGTTGATGGTGAGGCCGGTCACCTCGGCGTTGAGCACCTGGATGTCCTTGCCGCTGGAGCGCAGCAGGGGCATGGCCGCCACGCGCACGTCCAGCGCCTTCACCTCGGCCAGGGGCAGGTCCTCTCCCTCGGCGGCGCCGACAGAGACGTTCTCCACGTCCACGCCGATGTGGGGGAAGAGCTTGGTGGAGATGTCGCCAATCTGGATGGGCCGTCCGAGCTGCTGGGAGAAGGTGGCGGCCTGGGCGCGGGCCTGCTGGAGCAGGATCGCATCGAGCCGCCACAGGACGATGGCGACCCCGAGCACCAGGACGGCGAAGATGCCTCCGAGCACATAGGGCCAGCGCCGCTTCTTTCGTGCCTCCATCGCTTGCTTCCTCCTTCATCGGCCCGGCGGGCGGGAAATCCACGTAAGGGCCGGAACCTAACCACCTTCCGGCGCTCCTTCAGCCCCGACGTGCGACCGAAAGAAGACTTCATAGGGGCGGAAGGCAGGAGAAGGCGCAGGGCCGCCCAGGAGGCGGCCTGGAATCAAAGGCTTCCGGGGAATCTCCGCAAGGAGGCGCCAGGCCTGTCTGAAGATTCAACGAACGGGGTTCTCTGCCTGAACGGCGGAGTGCTACGAGCAGGGTTGCCGCACACCCTGACGGGGGGAAGAGGGGGTGCCAAGGAGGCGTTGTCGCGTGAAGACACTTCGTCCGGCCATTGCTGCTCCGCACCCAGCGTTGATTCTGGTGCTGCTCTGGATCATTCCCTCCACCGTGCGTGCGGAGGGTTCCGCGGAAGTACAGACCCATCTCCTCTCGATTCAACGCCTGTTCGATGACCTCGAATACGAGCGCGCGCTCAGTCAGATCCAACGCGCCCGGCAAGTGCCGCATGGGACGGAAGAGGAAGTCACCCTCACGCTCTACGAGGGGGTCCTCCAGTGTGAGCTGGGCCAGCAGGAGCAGGGCAAGGCGGCCTTCAAGTCAGCGCTCGTGCTGAAGCCGGAGGCGAAGCTGCCCGTGCAGGTGGCGCCCAAGGTGAAGAGTCTCTTTGAGTCCGTGAGGCAGCAGGTGAAGCAGGAGATGGCGACCCTGCTCGCACAGCGCGAAGCCGAGCGCCTGAAAGCCGAAGCCGTTCCCCCCAGTGTG encodes the following:
- a CDS encoding AsmA family protein, translated to MEARKKRRWPYVLGGIFAVLVLGVAIVLWRLDAILLQQARAQAATFSQQLGRPIQIGDISTKLFPHIGVDVENVSVGAAEGEDLPLAEVKALDVRVAAMPLLRSSGKDIQVLNAEVTGLTINVIRLPDGTTNVQRLQERLASQQKPEEEAPPEDTTPTDLSGVRVDRAALTDGTIRFVDRSGAKAQELAVSDLDIEVKDLRVGEPLEVKLAAAVLAQKQNLFVTLAASPLPPTLVPTPERLTLKAEAINLAPLGPFLPPSVGFQAGTLTADWKAELGSAVPGGKGPTRLEGAIRALGLQFAGSEGGKALDVVLDTDVKADLVAGDLALDRFQLDFGPAGIKGQGRVKGMLGDAPTVEGFELTSHDLDPAVLSDYYPPLKKMLGGMIAGPVGLSVKGSGTQEAQALDAEVDLTPVRLRVPEQLSKEAGGAMRLTARVTGAAASGGALRFEAKANLAGVDMRPGLLLNKVPGQRLDAAVAGTYQPTKDGMKVDVRQLTLNVLEDTVTGSATAALAGQGKKATTTFAVDMKSPKLDADALMMTEEQVVARTGGKEEPPSADASRFNGFRGDIKLQVGAVRYSQMDLSNVVAHITLVDDLIKVEQLSSGLYGGSVVADGTQIRLGPLPEQRPFEAKVKVQNVEMGSALTAFTPKKVMTGTFNGNVDVKGVGYTPGQLKQTLLGAIHGNVANGSLLGLDIVSSVTEPLAKALPFAAKALRSGDVTSLGENLPFGVEIKNGVAQLDKPITWSRPEGAMNFTGGIRLDGELDLSGTVNLAPQTIQTLTLGKAKPTEAIPVTLNLTGPAWSPKVTGLDVKPAVTAIVKQVAGGLAGQLLGDKAKPVQDLLQGGGQAARDEAERQKQALEQKAAEEKAKLEAAARAEQEKAKKKAEEEAKKRLRGVFGK
- a CDS encoding erythromycin esterase family protein: MRIHLWLWLSLGLGCASARALHPGQVLGADGAAIPGARITVVPRAPSWDVRTDAPVAITASGPEGRFEVASLPPGEYGLSAVTPGGVLIVGESLQVKEGQPVKPLAIREGRDTLGLLEGTVVDEAGVPVPGAKLRIIRQGMPFDDVALMEASPEGRFQVRSGGGAHSVVASAPGFSPVMQRVARTGEPVTVRLERAADETMYRAAVTWMKETGVPLKSVEAGQGLEDLAPLKQVLKDTRVVALGEATHGTREFFQLKHCLLEFLVTELGFTVFALEENFAEGLSFNEYLLEGRGDPKQLLRGSAWDTEELLSLLQWMRRYNEEPAHPKKLKFYGVDMQFSPEAVARVNAYLAKVDAAHGGHVQELLAWLALPKSGFSRLPVERQKEVAARLDLLAERFEAERARYVRQSSEAEWAVARRNVRVLRQFVGKVLQEEEELRDRAMAENLLWILEHEGPDTRAVLWAHNGHVQRGPGEWRDRPMGRHLADALGKSLYVFGMAFHKGEFLAFNMDAQPPPGRKGRVAFSVPPEPEDTLDAALAATGWPLLALDLRALPRRGPAYEWWRRSRRAHDIGFIYSDGGYPSLGQIHALALYDGLLFVERTTAARLNPR
- a CDS encoding NmrA family NAD(P)-binding protein; protein product: MKIVITAASGNIGHRAAEQVVAAGAEAVLLSRQPSKLSALTARGASVQPVSSDDAQGILKASRGADALFWLAPPNPGATDLRDWYRQTATAAAQALRENHIPRVVCISSVGAGSGPDQGTISFAAEVEEIFQRATGNVLILRPGYFMENCLGQAESIRREGVLSFPYAADHDMPWISTDDIGDVAAKYLLDGGWAGQWTRNLLGPENLTLTEVAALLSRVSGRPVRYVQVSLEAVQHQLTAQGVNPTVRKQLGDLFRALGDPNGIYATARTPEAFTPTTFETFARNKLLPLLTTGG
- a CDS encoding winged helix-turn-helix transcriptional regulator; protein product: MVGKRVEAGARQQLVTGLLERMLVKDVFDETCIVNQALVLLADKWALLVLIVLMQGTKRYSELQRQIRGVSPKMLTQTLRSLEQNELVTRQIFPEVPPRVEYTLTDFGKSLSHPLAALCDWAFEQEPRLRTVYRKAHPEP
- a CDS encoding nuclear transport factor 2 family protein, which encodes MQTPHGPSHGRQAAELFAAHLELIGKDISAWAELFAENAVIEFPYATSVGTPARLEGKTAIAAYVKGVLSQLQGLTFSNVRVFPAQAPHVLFAEVHGEATLASTGLRYVQDYVMRLETDGERILYYREYWNPVPVLQAFGGAQSLQHPVNAV